The window CCATCTAGTTTCCTGTTCTGTTTAAATCTTCTCTTTGTGATTTTTTGATTACTTTTCTGTAATTAAGTATGAAAAGATTGAGATCCTATGTTGATGATCTCGATTCAGTTGGGGAAAGAGGGGTTTGCAAAGATTGGGTGAAAAATTGCAGGTTTTTCACTAAAATCGTTTAGGGAAAAATTACAGGTTTTGCAAAGATGTGACAAACTAGACTTTATAAGCTCCCATCTAGTTTTTCCTGTTCTGTTTAAATCTTCACTTTGTGATTTTTTGGTTACTTTTCTGTAATTAAATATGAAAAGATTGAGATCCGATGTTGATGATCTCGATTCGGTTGGGGAAAGAGGGGTTTGCAAAGAGTGGGTGAAAAATTGCAGGTTTAGTTTCCAGGAACTCTAAGATTTCAGGAACGAATTAAGGAACCAAGACTGACAGTTTAGGTTAAAACAATGGCAAAACTTTTCTCATGGACTCCACTCCTACTTGACTTCTTGAACCTGGATTACATGATATCAACATATGTGTGATTGGATAATGATACGAAAATGAATTAATTGAATCCAATTAAAGTGGATTGCAAACAGTTTCTTAAGTGTTTCCCTAAATGAAAACCTAACTGCAATTGACATTGAACAAAATTTTATAAATCGAGTCTCAAAGGTAATAAGAAGACATAGATGATGAAGCGAAAGCTATTTTCTTTCCTAGAGGCACATGCAACTAGGAATGGGAATGAATCTGAACAATCTAAGAACCTCTCTTTTTAGCGTAAACCAAGAGTGGCCACTAGAACCTATTGGAGCTCCATTTACAAGAACCTTAGGTCTTGCTCATCATTACTGGGGAATCAGCGAATTCACATTTCAAGAAACGAGTTGAATATCATGTATTAATATCCCATTTTCCATTACTTGGAATTGGAATCTATATTCCACTCATAGATGCATGTAGATGCAACATTTATACCTCCTAGCTAGGATAAACCCTAACGAGATGTTCGAGAACAAGAAGAGATTTTCTTCGCCCAATTCTATTGAGGCTGTGATAGAAATGTGAAAACCTTTGTCAGCAAAGTGGGAATTTGGAGAAACCGCATGGACCTTAGGGAGGGAAGAATCAATCGATTTAGGGAAGAAGGGTTTCTGGCTATGGATTACGGTGGAGATAGCTAGGGTTCGCAAGATGAATTGCAGGGTTGAGTGTTAGTGAGGCAAAGTTGGTCATTAAGGGtagaatggtaaaaaaaatcCAGCCGTTTGCACATAACGTTCCATTctaacggattggaccaaaatactacaatgttttgaaagtaagggggagtttacaattaaaaaagttgtaaggaggcatttgaacaaatgggcatttttagggGGGCATGTGTAAAAAACTCTATTTTAATTTACTTCTCAATTCCTTGCTTATTTAATTGATAATTTCTAATACTTTAGGAACTATATATTATTTGATACCAAGTGTCGAAGATGGATTGGTTTcgtaaaattaaaataaaaccaatTGATGTGAAAAATATGGGTTACTCGATGGGTCAGATCCACTTGCCTGGATCTTATCAGGTAAACCATTGGGTGAGCCGAATGGGCTGATCCTTGGATGGTGGAGTTGAGTCATAACTAATTTGCTTCAAGTGGAAGAGTTTCAGATCCCAAACAAACTGGTAGTCTATTGTCTTTTCGTCTAaatataataagacaaaaataatGATGAATTTATATATCTTTTTCTCCCTATTTTTCTTGCATAATGTTCGGAGCATAAGTTGACTTATACATTAACCTCAAAATAAAACAAGCTAGCGGCCACCAAGGCGATAACCTCTTCCACTGAACGCGACACCAGCAGAAGGATTGGGTTGCACTGGACTGTTGATTTGGGTTCCTTCACCCCAAAACACAACCAGTTTATGACTGCAAACATGTTAAGGATAGCAACATTCATAATAATAGACTTTCTATGTTCTAATTACCTTCAAAATAAGCTAAAAACAGGTAttagagtatatatatatatatattttgggggggggggggttgtttcaACAAAATATAATTGTTCCACCAAATATAAGTACTCCAAATTTGATAATGTGATTTCATGGTTTCACAAAAGCAATGTAAACTATAGCAAGGATACACCCAGAGAGGAGTCTTTAGAATGTCCCTTCCACCAGCAAGAGGATGTAGCACTGTCAAGAAGTAATAGAGATGGCCTACAACCATTCCGAGGATATCGGGCATCAAACGGTTTCCGAAGATCAAATCCAATGCAAGCATTGCCCAGGGAAGGTAGAAACCCTACAAGCCAGTAGATTAGTTGCTGCAATTTATGCTATCATGTTAAACACTTTAGACTTAGAAGAGGGAGATCAAAATGGAAAGGATACAATAATACAGTAAGGAACCCTTAATTCTGAAGCATTTCAATGTGTAAATTAAGCAGAATAGAATGAAGTCTGACACTAATCTAATTGGATCATCATGGTGAAGCCAAGTCCTGTCTTCACAACTAAGTACTCACCTGTCATGTTCATGGCAAGGGCAATGAGAGATGTCCTCTCACCCTTTATTAGATAATAGAGTTTTGGTTTGCTCTGTATTTTCTCAGGCACTTGCCAATTGTAAATATAACATTGAAAGCTACGGGAAGCTAACCAACTATATTTAGGTTACCATCTTCTAGATTGACAAACTAGACTAAAAGGGTTCATCTTGTGGTTCTCTGTACTTGCTCCTCAACAAACATTGTATCAAACAGATTGTTAAGATTGCTTATTTTGTGTGAAAATGGTAGGGGACTACATACCTTCAATGTCACAACACCATAGATGTTGATTCGTGCGTTTGGGTGCTCTCGGCTCCAAACATAGACAATCATAAAGACCAAAGAAATTCCCATGAAGGAAGACCGCAGAAGTGGAACAGCAGCAAGCACCTGCAATATGGGCTAGTCTTTGTTACTCTAGTCATTGCCCTATCAGTGAAAGCAACAGTAATAACCTACTACTGTAAAGAAATTCAAATGATTACAGAtgaaaatcatcaataaaagagatgATTATAATCATAAAACATGCCCAAATTTCATCTCCATAGCAGCTATACTGTTTATAAACCACTAAATTCAGACTTCTTCTAAGAGAATAAATTGTTTGGATTTACCAAGAGAGATAGAGCCCCAAAGATCATCATCCATAGGAAGTCTGCTGTCCTTTTGTCGAACGGTCCCTTCTCCAATAAAACACCATATCTTGCACTGTGTAGTTCAAGACTCAAAAGTATCAGATACACAATTCAGTCtttaaaaaaggtaaaaagacatcAAATCCCAGAGAACAGGCATCATCATCTCAGATATATTCCCTTGAAGTTGaagttgaaattgaaattgtataTGCAAGAGGAGTCATAAGATCTTTCTTACAGCATCAAAAGACGCATTGCGAATGGGAGTGAAAATgaaccaaggaagaagaaatttgtAATAAGCCTCCATATCTGTTCATCAAACCAAGTGAGAGCAAATTATGATCAAACATGGTCAATAAAGTTCAAAATTATATTGTAATCCAGTTAATTAAATTCTGTCATGGTCTAATTATGTGACCAGAGGAAGAGATATGCCATTAAAATTATTATTAGCTTCTTTATATTGAAACTTTAGGTTTTAAACTAAATTCATAAAAGTGGATCAGCAGCCTGTGTTGCCAGCATACTGTACCTGTAGACGTTTGAAGACACTCTCATAAGATAATGCGAGGTTCCAAGGATCGATAAGTTGGAGATAGTAAGCACTAGTGGTCATCAGACAGAGTACCCCATAAGTCTTGATCACTGGTGGTAGAGATCTGTAGTATCTGAGAAATTATGAcaaaaaaacaagtaaaaaaacACTATATGTGAATATCACCTCTTTTGCCTTACAAAACCTGTatcaaaaaaattggaaaatccaATAGGGCAGGTGACATTCAAGCCACCATGTAAAAGCAAATAACTAGTATTTGCTAGACCTACAACTTGAAAACCCAGAATGGAGAATATCAAATGGATGAACAAATATGATCAGAGCTAATTTACACAGGGATGAAGCAAACAAGCTTGAACTATGGTTGTTTCTGGGTAACCCTGTTTCCAAAGAGATCAGTAACTCAGAAGGTGAAaagcatttgtttttttttggaattttgattCCAAAACAAAAGTTTATAGGGGTTTCCTTGgtgtaatttttttgttttattttgattttctttcctCCCCTCCCTCCTTCCTAATTGGTCAATTGTGTATTCTGTTCAccaaggaggaagagaagggaaaaatgcTTAAGAACCCAGAAGCAAAAACTCATCCCACACATTGAAATCACAGAAATTCTAGGAAATAAGAATCTGTTCATGGAACATTCAACTAATGACTGCATCAATAACTATCAGAAAGTAAGGAAAGAAACTCATCAAATTAGCCCAAAAACCAAAACTAGAAGATTAAACACTAGAGAGTAGAGAGAAGGGGAGAGTACTTACTCCCCTGGTGTAGACATTGCAGTCAGCTAGTGGAGATGGTTATGGTGATGGTAATTGGTATTGGAGGAGTGGAAGAATAGAGTTAATCAATCACTAATATTTGTAATGGTAATTTGAAATATTGTGATTGGTTGGAATATTAATCATGGAAATCCATAAACCCACTAAGGAGGAAGACTTTGACTTCTGGGTCATTGAGAGACTTCGAGGAATCTTCTTCCTGTTCTAATTCTTACAATTCAAACAAGTCattaaataagaagaagaagacatttCTTTCTCAATTCCTTCTTGTTCATCACAAATTaaaagctcttttttttttttcttctgcatTTGATTTTCCTTCTCACTTGTCTACTTCTCTGGTCTCCACACCAAAATCACAAGTCAATGACCCAACAACGTGGATGGTCTCAACCATAGTTGGTAAGTtcggaacggcaattgaacgggtaTAGATACATATGGCAATTAAACAGACTGGATGATAATAGTATTTTCTAATATCCGACATAATAAAAAACATATGGCAATGATACAATACGTGTTTAATATGGTTTTCTCTAAATAAAAAACATGGTTATAAATTTACTTACAATGTATGTATCATTGGGATTTCAAGTCAAAGCTCAAAATAAGGCTTTAAAgaaatttatttgattttttttttttggtaaacaagttTATCTCATAGCTGAAACTAATTTTATGATAAATAATACATCattgaaaaaatatttctaCATGATCAAACATGGGAGAGGACCCCAAATGAATCTAAGTAGTTAGAttatttaattcattttttttaattaattcaagtagctagaataatgttttcttttctttttattttttatgcaagattttcaaccttctttttttctctataTCTTTCTCTCTAACCCAACCTAAGCCGCCGCCCTTTCCATtccatttattatttgttatttttttttttaatttttctttgcaactctctctctctctctctctattaacATAACCCTCTTTGAAGATCAATTCCCCAATTCTGAAAATCATGGGCGATCTCCATTCTTGAATTTCGCATCAGATGGAGTGAATCcagaatttcaaaaaaaatcacattttttACCGTATCTGAAGTTTAATACACAAATATATGTCTTTTTCATTCAAATGTTTTGATACGCGAATAATACGGGTATTTACTAATTATGATTCTGAACAAttccataatccggttcaaacATATATGGATGGAATCTTTGGCAAATAGACGGTTGGGAGCTGGATGGTCCGACCATGTTCTGACTGCGTGGTCCAATGGTCCGTGAAAGGATCGGTTGTTGCTGAATCTTAAAGAATCTTGATCACCACCTACTCGCGTCTCGACTCTGGAGTAGGGTGCAACCGGTCGGGTTGGTCGGTCTCGGTCGGGCCTAgacgggcctcaccaattttataggctgcaccgtgtccgaccGTTTAGGTGTTCGGGCTTGCATTGGGCGGACATGGTACTTGTTTAATTTCGGTCGGTCggtcggtgttcggtctttaatcgggacAGCCTTATTCAAGGTAAACGGTCTTAAACGGGCCTCGGTCGGGCTAATGCcctatttaactctaaacgggcaCTAAACGGTGTGAAAAGTAATATCAGTCCCATTTCCCATGTCCACAAACTATAACGTCCCATGTCCCATGTCCCATgtcctatttaaaaaaataagaaaaaaagaaaaaagaagtgcAATTTTGCCGTGTGGTGTGTGAGACTCAaagactgaaattttgattttgtgagattgaatagaaaaaaaaaaaaaaaaagaggtggaaTTTGGAAGGTTAGTTAgggttaatggttttttttggtaaataattagGGTTAATGGTTAGTCATTTAGGAAGGTTAGGTTACGGGTTGTTACTTGTTAGggagttggaagttggaacgtGTATACGTTTGGGAATTTTCTCCGGGGTtgggggtagaataggtaataaTAATCGGGCTTAGGGGTCGGGTTTAAACGGGGCAAAGggggtcgggctcggtcgggcctTTAAACGGGCGGGTCGGTCGGGCACCGCAGCGGTGTTACTTCCGGCGGAGCGACCGTTTATAAACTGTCGGGCtgaagcccgacacgtttattAATGGTCGGGCGGTTCGGTCTTTAAACGGCCGGGTGGGATCGGGTCCGCGGTGCGGGCCTggcgttgacacccctactgcGGAGTCTCGAAGTCTTAAAAAAAATCACCTAAAAAAATGAActctaaaataaaataggaaggTTCCTCTATTGACCCTTTTAACGTCTGCTACGCGTTTGACCCCCAACTGCTCCTGCAGACTTCCAAGCGTATAATGAGAGGCAGCCAGACAGGGTCTTTGAGGAAAATTGTCCTCTCAGGTTTCCTGCTCGGTACAAATCCgagtgcctctaataaagggggggtggaccccacccgagtaGTGTATTCGGGTAatggataaggtggtcatttccatccCCCAATGAGAGGAATTGTAAGAACTATACCTGGCAGGGAATCTACGAGGATAAAGATCCAGGTGTTTGAAGGATGGGGTTGCCTaagaaaattatcctctcaggttccatATCCGGTACAGTTCGTACAGTCCTCTGATAGGGGGGCAGAACTAACCACCTTATCCCCTACCTGAACACATTGCTCGGGTGGAGTCCATCCCCTCTTATTAGAgacactagggaactgtaccgggcagggaacctgagaggataaaggtCCAGGTTGCCTAAGAGGACTAGGGGTGCCAAAATTGGGACCAAACAAGGTAATTCGATCCAAATCGAACCAAAAAATTGCTTGGATCGAATTGAGGCCTTATCGGGCCAGATTCAGATTGGGTTATTGTGCCTCGAAACCGAACTGCCTTGGAACCCGAAAGAGCCTGACACCGAAACCAAAACTGACTCAAAGCCCAGaccaaaatcgaaaccaaactgacTATCTTGATAAGAAACCGATAACAGTCCGAAACCCATTTAAAAGGCAATTTGTTTCCATAATTTGTATCAAATATATatgttaaattaaacccaaACCGGATCGAACCAAAACCGAAACCAACCCAATAACAAACCGATTCAAGAAACCTGTACaaacccgaaaaaaa is drawn from Telopea speciosissima isolate NSW1024214 ecotype Mountain lineage chromosome 1, Tspe_v1, whole genome shotgun sequence and contains these coding sequences:
- the LOC122642167 gene encoding derlin-1.1-like, producing the protein MSTPGEYYRSLPPVIKTYGVLCLMTTSAYYLQLIDPWNLALSYESVFKRLQIWRLITNFFFLGSFSLPFAMRLLMLARYGVLLEKGPFDKRTADFLWMMIFGALSLLVLAAVPLLRSSFMGISLVFMIVYVWSREHPNARINIYGVVTLKGFYLPWAMLALDLIFGNRLMPDILGMVVGHLYYFLTVLHPLAGGRDILKTPLWVHKLVVFWGEGTQINSPVQPNPSAGVAFSGRGYRLGGR